TTCCGGCATTCCCGCTCCGGTTGGTCTGAGGACGAGCCCGGCGGAGGCATGCCGGGCAGCCGACAGTCAACAACCGAGGAGCCGTATGTTCAATCCCACAGATCATCCACACCGTCGTTTCAATCCGCTCATCGGCGAGTGGGTGCTCGTATCGCCGCACCGCGCCAAGCGCCCCTGGCAAGGCCAGCAGGAAGCCGTGGACGACACGCCGAAGCCCGCGCACGACCCGTCCTGCTACCTGTGCGCAGGCAATACGCGCGTGAACGGCGAAGTCAATCCCGATTACCAGGGCACGTTTGTCTTCAACAACGATTTCGCGGCACTGATGCCCGATACGCCGGATGCGCCGGCCAGCACCGATCCGCTGTTCCAGAACACCAGCGCGCGCGGCACCAGCCGCGTGATCTGCTTCTCGCCGGACCACAGCAAGTCGCTGCCCGAGCTGTCGCTGCCGGCCCTGGAGCAGGTGATCGACACCTGGTGCGACCAGGCCGCCGAGCTGGGCAAGCAATACCCGTGGGTGCAGGTGTTCGAGAACAAGGGCCAGGCGATGGGCTGCTCGAATCCCCACCCGCATGGCCAGGTATGGGCCAACAGCTTCATCCCGAATTCGCCGGCCAAGGAAGACGTGCAGCAGCGCGCCTACCACCAGGACAACGGCCGGCCGATGCTGCTCGACTACGCCGAGCGCGAAGCGGCGGCCGGCGAGCGCACCGTGGTGGCCACCGAGCACTGGATCGCGGTGGTGCCGTATTGGGCCAGCTGGCCGTTCGAAACGCTGTTGCTGCCGCGCTTCGAGGTGAAGCGCCTGGACGACCTGACGCAGGCGCAGCGCGCCGACCTGGCCGTGGCGCTGAAGGGGCTGACGATCAAGTATGACAACCTGTTCCAGACGTCTTTCCCGTATTCGATGGGCTGGCACGGCGCGCCGTATGCCGTCGACGGCGGCTCGGACGACACCCGGCCATGGCAGCTGCACGCGCATTTCTACCCGCCGCTGCTGCGTTCCGCGACGGTGCGCAAGTTCATGGTCGGCTATGAAATGCTGGCCGAGGCGCAGCGCGACCTGACGCCCGAACAGGCCGCCGCGCAGCTGCGCGCACTGCCCGATGTACACTATCTGCAACGCCAATAATTTCCGCCAATAAGAAGAGATCCTGATGAGCGAAACGCTGATTAACCATACCCGCACCGCGTTCGAGAACAAGTTCGGCGCAGCGCCCGACGTGATCGTGCAGGCCCCCGGCCGCGTCAACCTGATCGGCGAACATACCGATTACAACGACGGCTTCGTGCTGCCGGCCGCGATCGACTACAGCACCGTGATCGCGGCCCGACGCCGCGGTGACCGCATCGTGCACATCGTCGCGGCCGACTATGCCGGCGCCGAAGACCAGTTCTCGCTGGACGCGCCGATCGAGCGCCGCGACGAGCCGATGTGGGCCAACTACGTGCGCGGCGTGATCCGCGACATGGTCGAGAAGGGCCTGCCGGTGCAGGGCTTCGACATCGTGGTGTCGGGCGACGTGCCGCAGGGCGCCGGCCTGTCCTCGTCGGCGTCGCTGACGGTGGCCATCGGCCGCCTGTTCGCCACGCTGCCGGGCTTCGAGAATTTCTCGCCGATCGATATCGCGCTGACCGCGCAGCGCGCCGAAAACAATTTCGTCGGCACCAAGTGCGGCAACATGGACCAGATCATTTCCGCCTCGGGCGTGGCGGGTCATGCGCTGATGATCGACTGCCGCTCGCTGGAAACGCAGCCGGTGCCGATCCCGGCCGGCGCGGCGATCATGATCTTCAACTCGAACGTGCAGCGCGGCCTCGTGGACAGCGAATACAACACCCGCCGCGCGCAGTGCGAAGAAGCGGCGCGCCACTTCGGCGTGCCGGCCCTGCGCGACGTCGACCAGGCGATGCTCGATGCGCGCGGCGGCGAACTCGATGCCGTGACGCTGCGGCGCGCGCGCCACATCGTCAGCGAAAACGCACGCGTGCTGGCTGCCAACGAGGCGCTGGGCCAGGGCGACCTGTCCCGCATGGGCGAGCTGATGGCCGCATCGCACGTGTCGATGCGCGACGATTTCGAGATCACCGTACCGCTGATCGACCAGCTGGTCGACATCGTCAAGAACGTGATCGGCGCCCAAGGCGGCGTGCGGATGACCGGCGGCGGCTTCGGCGGCTGCGTGGTGTCGCTGGTACCCGAGGCGCTGGTGGCGCCGGTGCGTGCCGCGGTCGAAAAGGAATATGCGGGTCCGAACGGGCAGGGCGCCACGATCTACGTGTGCAAGGCTTCGGCCGGCGCCGGAGTCGTCGCCGCCTGATTCAGGATTCAGTTTTAAAAGCCGCGCGGACTGTGAAGTCCGCGCGGCTTTTTTATTGGCCGGGAATAAGGTCTTATAACGAATTAAATCCTATTTTAATAGTGTAAGCATAATAATTAATGATGATTATCATGGGAAATAATCGTTATTGGGTTTGAAAAATTCTCATCGTGCACGCTTCGTCGTGTAAAGCCGACGATGTAACCAAGGTTTGATCTAATCGACATTTGGTTATTTCCTGCTGGATATAGTGTCTCTTTCCACGCGTAAATCAAAGCGCGCCATTTCAGGAGAGTAACTGTGACCAGTATCCAAGAATCGGTAGTCAATGCATGTTATCTTGTCTATTTCGGGCGTCCGGCCGATCCATCCGGCCTGGCATTCTGGGTCGAAGCACTGCGCCTCGCCAATGGCGATCCGAGGAAGACCGTCGAAGGCTTCGGTACCTGCGCCGAAGCCACCGGGCTCGTCCGTGGCAATACGCCGACAGAGATCATCGTCAATCGCATTACCGACATCTATCACAACCTGTTCAACCGCGCGCCGGACGAAGGCGGCCTGAAGTTCTGGCTCCAGGCGGTGCAGGATGGCCATACCACGTGGGATGGCGTGGCGCTGGAAATCCTGAATGCCGCGCGCGGCACCGACCTGGCCACGTCGACGCTTCGCCAGCAGGCCGCCGCCGACTTCACCCGCTCGGTCTCCGAAACCGGCATCGATTTCAGTGGCGCGTCCGCCATCGAGGCGTCCCACGCGCTGATCGCCGCCGTGACCGCTACCACGACGCAGGCCAGCCTCGCCGAAATGGTGAAGGCCGCCGGCATCCTGGTCGATAACGCGCACGACCACCCGGCAGTGACCGCCGTGCTCGGGATCGGCGGGAAGCTGACGCCGCTGTTCTCCATGGCGCGCGGCCTGAACGAAGCGGCCGACCTGCTGCAGGCACTGGCCGATATCTCGACGGTCGCGGCGGACGATCCCGCGAAGCTGGAGTCGCTGCTGCGCGGCGGCGGCATGGAAAAAGTGCTCACTGTCATGCCGGCCAAGGCCACGCTGCAGGACGTGATCGATGCGCTGGCCAAAGGCGGCTTGCCTGCGGCGGTCGAGGTGGTCTATCCCAGCACCGGTCCCGGTCCCGGCCCTGGCCCCGGGCCCGACCCCGATCCCGGCACGGATCCGGGTCCCACCTTCGTGCTCACTTTCAACGGCGGCATACTGACGATTTCCGGCAGCGACAACGGTGCCGCCGTGGTCGACCTGAGCAGCCGTGTGGTCTTGCACGGCGCCGCGTCCATCCCGGTCGGCGGCGGGGCCGGCATCACGGCCGTGGTCTGGGCGCAGTATGCCGGGCCGGTGACGCTGTCGGGCACGGTCGCGGAGATCGGCGCGGTGCTGCCGCAGTCGTCGGATGCGGCCTACCGGATCGCCGATTCGGAAAACGCGATCTTTACGGGGCCCCCGACCGCCCGCACGCTGGTGGCCGGCATTGCCGACCTCGTCGCCGGTGCCGACATGGTAACGCTGACGGGCCTGCTGTCGGCGCAGGAATTCGGCCTGCTGAGTGCACTGCCGGGCTTCGATGCCGGCAAGCTGCACGCCACCGTCGACCTCGTGGCTCCCGTGGCCGGCGTCCTGGGCTTCGGCGGGCTCGGGCTCGCCGATCCCAACGACCCGCAGGCTGTCACCAACCAGCACGGTTTCTCGCTGCAGGTCAGCGGCGCGGAGGCCGGTGCCACCGTCGGCTACCAGCTCTACGTGGACAACCAGGTCGGCTGGGTCGACCTGGCGTCGCCGAACGTGGCCGGCCTGGGCGAGGGCAGCTACACCTATCGCGCGGTCGTCGTCGACGCCGCCGGCAACGTCAGTTATACCGCCCAGGCGACGATCACCATCGATACCACCGCGCCGGTGATCATGGCGGCCGCATTCGGCGCCAACGACGGCGAACTGGCGGCGTTCGAAGCCGTCACGCTCGAAGTGTCGTTCGACAGCGTGGTGTTCGCCGACGGCGGCGTGACGCTGCAGCTCGCCAACGGCGGCAGCGCGGTATACCTGAGCGGCAGCGGCAGCAACAAACTGGTGTTTCAGTACGTGCCGGCGCCGGGGCAGAGCACCGCCACGCTGGCGCTGGCGCCCACCGGCGCCCTCGGCGGCATCATCGCCGACCGCGCCGGCAACCCGCTGTCGGCGACGGCCTTCGATGGCATCGCCGCCACCAACGCGCCGGCGGTCGATACCGACGTGCCCGTGCAGACGTTCACCTTCACCACGATCAGCCAGAGCGGCGGCGACAGCGCCAGCGTTGCCGGCACGGGTGGCCCGCTGGCCACCAACCTGATCACGGCGACCGTCAACGCGCTGCTGTCGGCAGTGCTGGGCGCCGGCGAGCATGTCGAGTACTCGGCCGACGGCGGCCAGACCTGGTCGGTGCAGGGCCTGTCGGTGGCCGGAACGGCGGTGGCGATCGGCAACGTGGCCACGGCGAGCACGCCGCTGTTGATGCTGCGCGTCGTGAACGATAACGGCAGTGCCGGCTCGGTCGCCAGCCACGCCATCGTCTTCGACACGGCGGCGCCCGATGCCGGCACGCTGTCGTTCGCCAGCGTCACCGAGGGCGCCGGCGACAGCCTGGCGGATAACGTGACCAATGCCGCTTCCGTGGCGCTTTCGTTCCAGCATGCCGGCGCCTGGCCGGCAGACGGCGAGGCGCTGCAGTACAGCACCGACGGCGTCACCTGGCACACCGCCGGCCTCACGGTCGACCAGGGTGCCGGCGCGGTCACCATCGCCGGCATCGACCTGACCCTGGGCACGCTGGACGGCAACGGCAACCGCACGACCACGGTCCAGGTGCGCGCCGTCGACTCGGCCGGCAACATCACGCCCGTCGCCAGCCAGGTGCTGGTGTACGACAACAGTGCCGGCGCCTCGCCGGTCGTCACCCTCGATAGCGACACCGGGGCCAGCGACGGCATCACCAGTGTGGGCACGTTCGGCGCAAGCGGCATCGAGGCGGGCGGCCACGTCGAATACAGCCTGACCGGCAGCGGCGGCTGGAGCACGACGGTGCCTGTGGCGGCCCAGGGCGTGAACACGATCCACGTGCGCCAGGTCGATGCCGCCGGCAACGCCAGCGGCACCACGATCCTGAGCTTCACGCTCGACTCGCTGGCACCGACGGCGCCGGGCGTTGCCCTCGCGGCGGACACGGGCGTCAGCAACGCGGACGGCATCACCAACGCGGGCCAGGTCCTGCTCAGCGGCCTGGAAACCGGCGGGGCCGGTGCCTGGCAATATTCCACCGACGGCGGCACGAACTGGCAAACGGGCGGCGCCGTGGCGGGCGACGGCACGGCCAGCGTGACCATCACGGGCGACGGCGCGCACACGGTGCTGGTGCGCCAGTACGACACGGCGGGCAATGTCAGCAACATCAGCCAGGCTACGTTCACGATCGATACGAGCGCGCCGGCGATTACGGCAATCGACTTCGGCGCCAACGACGGCCGGCTGGCGGCGTTCGAAGCCGTCACGGTGGAAGTGTCGTTCGACAGCGTGGTCTTTGCCGACGGCGGCGTGGCGCTGCAGTTCGCCAACGGCGGCAGCGCGGTGTACCTGAGCGGCAGCGGCAGCAACAAGCTGGTGTTCCAGTACGTGCCGGCGCCGGGGCAGAGTGCCGCCACGCTGGCGCTGGCGGCGAACGGCGCGCTGGCCGGCGTCATCGCCAATGTGGCCGGCAACCCGCTGGCGGCGACGGCCTTCGACGGACATCCCATCGCGAACGCGCCGGCGGTCGATACCGACACGGCGTCGCAAACGATCACCTTCACCACGATCAGCCAGAGCGGCGGCGACAGCGCCAGCGTTGCCGGCACGGGCGATCCGCTGGCCACCAACCTGGCCACGGCGACCGTCAAGGCGCTGCTGTCGGCCACGCTGGGCAGCGACGAGCATGTCGAGTACTCGGCCGACGGCGGCCAGAGCTGGTCGGTGCAAAACCTGTCGGTGGCCGGCACGGCGGTGACCATCGGGAACGTGGCCACCGCCAGCACCCCGCTGCTGATGCTGCGCATCGTCGACGATGCGGGCAATGCCGCACCGGCCACCAGCCGTGCCATCGTGCACGACACCACGGCGCCCGACGCGGGCACGCTGGTCTTCGCCGGCGTCACCCAGGGCGCCGGCGACAGCCTGGCGGATAACGTGACCAACGTCGCCGCCGCCACGCTGTCGTTCCAGCATGCAGGGGCCTGGCCGGCAGCCGGCGAAGTGCTGCAGTACAGCACCGACGGCGTCACCTGGCGCACCGCGGGCCTGGCGATCGACCAGGGCACGGGCGCGGTCACCATCGCCGGCGTCGACCTGACGCTGGGTACGCTGGACGGCAATGGCAACCGCACGACCACGGTCCAGGTGCGCGCCGTCGACGCGGCCGGCAACATCACGCCTGTCACCAGCCAGGTGCTGGTATATGACAGCAGCGCCGGCGCCGCGCCGACGGTCACGCTCGATAGCGACACCGGGGCCAGCGACGGCATCACGGGCGTGGGCACGTTCGGCGCAAGCGGCATCGAGGCGGGCGGCCACGTCGAATACAGCCTGACCGGCAGCGGCGGCTGGAGCACGACGGTGCCTGTGGCGGTCCAGGGCGTGAACACGTTCCACGTGCGCCAGGTCGATGCCGCCGGCAACGCCAGCGGCACCACGATCCTGAGCTTCACGCTCGACTCGCTGGCACCGACGGCGCCGGGCGTTGCCCTCGCGGCGGACACGGGCGTCAGCAACGCGGACGGCATCACCAACGCGGGCCAGGTCCTGCTCAGCGGCCTGGAAACCGGCGGGGCCGGTGCCTGGCAATATTCCACCGACGGCGGCACGAACTGGCAAACGGGCGGCGCCGTGGCGGGCGACGGCACGGCCAGCGTGACCATCACGGGCGACGGCGCGCACACGGTGCTGGTGCGCCAGTACGACACGGCGGGCAATGTCAGCAACATCAGCCAGGCTACGTTCACGATCGATACGAGCGCGCCGGCGGTCACGGCAATCGACTTCGGCGCCAACGACGGCCGGCTGGCGGCGTTCGAAGCCGTCACGGTGGAAGTGTCGTTCGACAGCGTGGTCTTTGCCGACGGCGGCGTGGCGCTGCAGTTCGCCAACGGCGGCAGCGCGGTGTACCTGAGCGGCAGCGGCAGCAACAAGCTGGTGTTCCAGTACGTGCCGGCGCCGGGGCAGAGTGCCGCCACGCTGGCGCTGGCGGCGAACGGCGCGCTGGCCGGCGTCATCGCCAATGTGGCCGGCAACCCGCTGGCGGCGACGGCCTTCGACGGCCATCCCGTCGCGAACGCGCCGGCGGTCGATACCGACACGGCGTCGCAAACGATCACCTTCACCACGATCAGCCAGAGCGGCGGCGACAGCGCCAGCGTTGCCGGCACGGGCGATCCGCTGGCCACCAACCTGGCCACGGCGACCGTCAAGGCGCTGCTGTCGGCCACGCTGGGCAGCGACGAGCATGTCGAGTACTCGGCCGACGGCGGCCAGAGCTGGTCGGTGCAAAACCTGTCGGTGGCCGGTACGGCGGTGACCATCGGGAACGTGGCAACCGCCAGCACCCCGCTGCTGATGCTGCGCATCGTCGACGATGCGGGCAATGCCGCACCGGCCACCAGCCGTGCCATCGTGCACGACACCACGGCGCCCGACGCGGGCACGCTGGTCTTCGCCGGCGTCACCCAGGGCGCCGGCGACAGCCAGATTGATAACGTGACCAACGTCGCCGCTGCCACGCTGTCGTTCCAGCACGCCGGCGCCTGGCCGGCAGCCGGCGAGGCGCTGCAGTACAGCACCGACGGCGTCACCTGGCGCACCGCGGGCCTGGCGATCGACCAGGGCACGGGCGCGGTCACCATCGCCGGCGTCGACCTGACGCTGGGTACGCTGGACGGCAATGGCAACCGCACGACCACGGTCCAGGTGCGCGCCGTCGACGCGGCCGGCAACATCACGCCTGTCACCAGCCAGGTGCTGGTATATGACAGCAGCGCCGGCGCCGCGCCCGGTGTCACGCTCGACACCGATACCGCCGGCGCATACGGTTCGGCCAGCGACGGCGTTACCAGCGTGGGCACGTTCACCGTCAGCGGCATCGACGCGGGCAACCATGCCGAATACAGCCTGACCGGCAGCGGCGGCTGGAGCACGACGGTGCCTGTGGCGGCTCAGGGCGCGAACACGATCCACGTGCGCCAGGTCGATGTGGCCGGCAACGCCAGCGCCGCCACGCTCCTCGGCTTCACGCTCGATACGCTGGCACCATCGGCGCCGGGCGCGGCCCTCGCGGCGGACACCGGAGACAGCAACGCGGACAACATCACCAAGAACGGCCAGGTCCGTGTCAGCGGCCTCGAAACCGGCGGCGCCAGCGCGTGGGAATACTCCGTCAATGGCGGCCTGAAATGGCAGGCCGGCGGTGCGGTGGCGGGCGACGGCACGGCCAGCGTGACGCTGACGGGCGACGGCGTGCACACGGTGCTGGTGCGCCAGCACGACACGGCGGGGAACGTGAGCGGGAACAGCACGCTGACGTTCACGCTGGATACGGAGGTACCCGAGTTCAGCTTCGACTACATCGAGGGCTCCACGGACGACCCGTACACCACCGACCTCGACGAGGCGGATGCCGTGTTCAGCTATGTCGGCGAGCTGGGCGCGACCGATGTCGTCGAGTACCAGATCGACGGCGGTGCCTGGGTCGTGCTGGATCCGGCGGCGATCGACACGGGCGCGCACACGATCACGCTGGCCAACATCGACCTGTCGTATGGCGCGGCGGACCTTGCTGTCCGCGTCACCGACGTTGCCGGCAACACCAGCGCGCTGCCGCCTGTCACTGTCCTGCAGCCATACTTCGACCCGGTGCTGGAAACGTCACCGAGTTCCACCGGTTTGACGGTCACCAGCCCGCTCGCCGGGGCCCTCAGCCTGCTGAACGAGTCCAGCGTGCTGCGGGCGGTACGTACATCCGGCGGGAGCACGACGATCGGCGCCGAAACGCCGGTGGTCCTCGGCGCGCAGACAGCAATGGAACACGGCCTGCTGCGCGTCACGACGGACGAGCATGGCGACCTGCGAAGCGAGGACGACCTCACGTACTGGCTCGGCACGAACGGAGCGGACACGATCGCCCCCGTCACCACGGCCGGCATCCAAGCCTGGGGCTTCGGCGGCATCGATGTGATGAACGGCGGCGATGCCAGCGACACGCTGTATGGCGGCGCCCAGAACGACAAGCTGAATGGCGGCCACGGCTCGAACACGCTGATCGGCGGCGCGGGAGCGGATCTCATCGACATCGTCAAAGGCGAAAACAGGCTGCTATATGCCAACGGCGAATCGACGGTGGGCAGCTACGACACCGTGACCTTCGCCGGCGCGGGGGCCAACGTTCTAGCGCAGTCGTTCAAGTTCGGGGTCACGCCGACCAAGCTGTTCAACGTGACCGATGCGGCGAATCCGGCCACCACATCGGCCGCATCGCTGGCTGCCGCGCTGGACGCAGCATACCTGGCCGCAAGTGGTGGCAGCGGCGCGGCGGGCGTGGTCCGGTTCGTCAATGGCGACACCTTCCTGGTGTGCGACACGGGCAACGGCGCCATCGACAACGGCGACTATGTCGTCAAGCTGGTCGGCCACCTGTACACGCCGACCCTCACGGGAGGCGAAATCGTGTTCGCCTCGGCGTGAAGGCGCTGCCGCTTCAGGACTGGCCGGGCCGCGCCGTAGCGGGTGCCGCCGGCCGTCCGGCCGGACCGGCGGCCGTGCCGGCGCGGGCCCGCGGAACGCGCGTCACCAGCCAGATCCCGCCGCACACCAGCAGCAATGCGGCGAGGTTCTTCCATTCCAGGATGCTCTCGTCTAGGAACAGCGCCGACAGCCCGGCGCCGAATACCGGTATCAGGAAGGCGAACACGCTGACCGTGCCGACCGTGTTGTACTTGAGCAGCAGGCTCCACAGCGTGAACGCGGTCGCCGACAGCAGCGCCAGATAAACCAGCAGCACGGCCGGCATGAGCGTCATGTTGCCGACCGTGCCGCCGGCCGCATAGCCGCCCGCCAGCAGCGCCAGGCCGCCGATGGCCAGCTGCCAGCCGGTCATCACCATCGCATCCATGCCGCCGGACACGCCCTTGCCGTAGATCGACGCGGCGGACAGCACGAACGCGGCCATCACGATGAAGCCTTCGCCGTGCAGCGTGAAGGCGACGGCGAACGGCCCCGCGCCCACATTCACCGCCAGCACGCCGGCGAAGCCCAGCAGGCAGCCGGCCGCCTTGCGCGGCGACAGCCTGTCGTTGCGGTAGATGAAGTGCGCCAGCAGCACGCTGAAGAAGGTGGTGGTGGCGTTCAGGATCGACGCCTGCACGCCGGTCGTGTAGGCCAGGCCGATGTAGAAGAACACGTACTGCAGGCCGGTCTGCGCCAGGCCCAGCACGGCCAGCTGGCGCACCTGGCGCCCGTCCAGGCGGAAGGCCGGCTTGCGCAGCACGATCGCCAGCGCCAGCAGGCACAGGCCGGCGAGCAGGAAGCGCCAGCCGGCGAAAATGAGTTTCGACGCCACGTCGTGCTGCGCGATGCCCAGCAGTTCATAGCCGCTCTTGATCGACGGGTACGAACTGCCCCACAGCAGGCAGCACAGCGTCGCCACCGCCAATACGACCCTCGGTCGGGAAAAGAACGGGCGGGTGTCGGCGGGCAGGTCTGGCGTCATCATGAGGGCGAAGTCATCGGCAAAACACGTGATGATACGGGACATTCGCGACGCCCGCAGGGGCGTCATGCCCGGCGCGGCGCGCAGGCGTGTGTATAATCGGGCAAGAAGCGGCCATCCATGCCGGACGGCCCGAACCCAAGATGACCAGGATTCCACCAACCCACGGCCGGCCAGGCCGTCGTTCCGCAACCGGTTCGCCCCTGAACGAGGGAGGGTTCGTCTTGCGCTTCGCTTTGCGCTGTGGCTTGCGTTTCATCCTGCCCGCGGCCGCCATGACGGCAGTCATCCGCATGGCACCCCTGTCGTTGCCCCTGCCTGCGCCGGTCCCGGCGCCGTACTCCCCCGACACTGCCCGGCTCTTCCGGGCTCGGTGAGGAACTCCCAGCCGGCCGAAGGCCAGCCTGGCCTCCCGAGCCACTTCACTGCAGCGAACGCCGCCCGTCGACCCGGGCGCGCCCCTTTCATCCGGCTCGACCGAACGGTCGGGCCAATACCGCAGAGTTGATCATGAAACCGAAAATCGTCGTATCGTCGCTGGACATGGACCGGCTGGAAGCGCTGCTCGACGCGCTGCCCGCCGCGCAGGCACAGGCGCAGCAGGCCCTGTTCGAGGAACTGTCGCGCGCCGAGGTGGTGGAGCCGGAAGACATGCCGCCGGATATCGTCACCATGAATTCGCGCGTGCGCTTCGTGATCGACAACGCCGCCGAAGAGTTCGACCTGTCGCTGGCCTATCCGAAGGACATGGACGGCAGTGCAGACAAGCTGTCGATCATGACCCCGGTGGGCAACGCGCTGCTGGGATTGAAGGTCGGCGACAGCATCGAGTGGCATCGGCCGGATGGCGCGACGTTCGAAGTGGCGGTGCGCGCCATCGAGTGGCAGCCCGAACGGGCCGGCGAGCTGCATCGCTGACGCGGGCCCGGCAGCCGGCAGCCGGGTTGCGGCCGTTCGCGCCGGGATTCGCTACGCATCGCGCGCCGGCTGCCCTCCCTGCACCAGCCCCGGATCTTCATTGCGCGCGTTCCGGAACGCCTTCGGCGTGCAGCCGTATGTTTCCTTGAACAACCTGTTGAAGTACGACACATTGTTGTAGCCGACCGAATAGGCGATCTGCGCGACCGTGGCCCCGCTTTGTTCCGCCAGCAGCCTGGCCGCCTCGGCCAGCCTGAGCTTGTTCAGGCAAGCCACGAAGGTCTGGCCGAGCTCAGCCTTGAGGATGTCGTTGATCTTGTTCCGGTTGACGCCGGTTTCGGCAGCCATCGTCTCCAGGTCCAGATCGCTGTCGCTGTACCGCGTGGCGAGAAAGTGCAGCACCGCGGCCTTTTCCCTGTCCTTGTGGGCATCCACCGAAACTTGCCGATACGCGATCGATGGCCGTTCATTCCTGGCCTGTATCCCGATCGCGGCCTGCGCCCCGATGACGGCCACGAGGGCACGTGCATGCGCGCGAAACGCCGCGAAAAGAAATCCGCTCCACACCATCACCAGCAACGCCGCCAGCAGGACCCGGTAACGGTCGTCGCGACCGGCAACCGTCAGGTCGCTGATTTCCAGCGTCGAATCGGTATCGAAAGGGCTGCGCGAGCTGGTGCCGAAGGCGATCTTGGGAACCTGGTCGAGCGTGTAGGCATGCTCGGCCGGATTCAGCCGGAAAAGATCGAACCACCAGCGGTCCGTTTCAAGGCGGGTCAGATCGATGCTGACCAGCGACTTTTCGATGCCGCAGGTGAAATGGGTGGACGGCGTGCGATAGCTTATCAGGTCGCCGCGTTTCGATACCTTGGCGTCGAAAGTCGGAATGCTCAGGATCAGCGTGTTCGCCGGACTGCATCGCGCGAAAAACGACAACGTCGTGTACCGGGAGATATCCAGATGCGCAGCCTGTCCGTCGCTCCCGGCGAAATGGACTTCCGCCGCTGCGAATGGGCGCTCGGCAACGGGGGAAAGACGGAATCGGGCCGATATGTCAGTGGTACCCGTAATGGACATCGCGGAACCGCCGCCGGATACGTTGTCCGAATAGGTATGCAGGCGGACCCGCAGCGAATCGCCCGCCGGCGGCAGCAACGACATGCGAGTACGGCCGGCACCGAGGCACAGGAAAGACAGGGCGATGCTGGCCGCCAGGACAGCGACGAAGGCCGCCAATAACTTGCAATGGAATTTATGCATGGGGGTGCCGGAAGACGAGATTCGATCCTGTCGCCGCGCTCGTTCCGTCCGCCGCCGGCCATTCTGGCCGAGGACGGCCGCGCAGTATCAGCCGCCGCAAGTCTTGCACATGTGCCGCCATTTCCCAAGTGAAAATTGGCAGGAATATATTCACGTCGCCGCTTCCCGCGTGAGGCGGCGCCGGCGGCAGGA
Above is a window of Pseudoduganella dura DNA encoding:
- a CDS encoding Ig-like domain-containing protein, producing MTSIQESVVNACYLVYFGRPADPSGLAFWVEALRLANGDPRKTVEGFGTCAEATGLVRGNTPTEIIVNRITDIYHNLFNRAPDEGGLKFWLQAVQDGHTTWDGVALEILNAARGTDLATSTLRQQAAADFTRSVSETGIDFSGASAIEASHALIAAVTATTTQASLAEMVKAAGILVDNAHDHPAVTAVLGIGGKLTPLFSMARGLNEAADLLQALADISTVAADDPAKLESLLRGGGMEKVLTVMPAKATLQDVIDALAKGGLPAAVEVVYPSTGPGPGPGPGPDPDPGTDPGPTFVLTFNGGILTISGSDNGAAVVDLSSRVVLHGAASIPVGGGAGITAVVWAQYAGPVTLSGTVAEIGAVLPQSSDAAYRIADSENAIFTGPPTARTLVAGIADLVAGADMVTLTGLLSAQEFGLLSALPGFDAGKLHATVDLVAPVAGVLGFGGLGLADPNDPQAVTNQHGFSLQVSGAEAGATVGYQLYVDNQVGWVDLASPNVAGLGEGSYTYRAVVVDAAGNVSYTAQATITIDTTAPVIMAAAFGANDGELAAFEAVTLEVSFDSVVFADGGVTLQLANGGSAVYLSGSGSNKLVFQYVPAPGQSTATLALAPTGALGGIIADRAGNPLSATAFDGIAATNAPAVDTDVPVQTFTFTTISQSGGDSASVAGTGGPLATNLITATVNALLSAVLGAGEHVEYSADGGQTWSVQGLSVAGTAVAIGNVATASTPLLMLRVVNDNGSAGSVASHAIVFDTAAPDAGTLSFASVTEGAGDSLADNVTNAASVALSFQHAGAWPADGEALQYSTDGVTWHTAGLTVDQGAGAVTIAGIDLTLGTLDGNGNRTTTVQVRAVDSAGNITPVASQVLVYDNSAGASPVVTLDSDTGASDGITSVGTFGASGIEAGGHVEYSLTGSGGWSTTVPVAAQGVNTIHVRQVDAAGNASGTTILSFTLDSLAPTAPGVALAADTGVSNADGITNAGQVLLSGLETGGAGAWQYSTDGGTNWQTGGAVAGDGTASVTITGDGAHTVLVRQYDTAGNVSNISQATFTIDTSAPAITAIDFGANDGRLAAFEAVTVEVSFDSVVFADGGVALQFANGGSAVYLSGSGSNKLVFQYVPAPGQSAATLALAANGALAGVIANVAGNPLAATAFDGHPIANAPAVDTDTASQTITFTTISQSGGDSASVAGTGDPLATNLATATVKALLSATLGSDEHVEYSADGGQSWSVQNLSVAGTAVTIGNVATASTPLLMLRIVDDAGNAAPATSRAIVHDTTAPDAGTLVFAGVTQGAGDSLADNVTNVAAATLSFQHAGAWPAAGEVLQYSTDGVTWRTAGLAIDQGTGAVTIAGVDLTLGTLDGNGNRTTTVQVRAVDAAGNITPVTSQVLVYDSSAGAAPTVTLDSDTGASDGITGVGTFGASGIEAGGHVEYSLTGSGGWSTTVPVAVQGVNTFHVRQVDAAGNASGTTILSFTLDSLAPTAPGVALAADTGVSNADGITNAGQVLLSGLETGGAGAWQYSTDGGTNWQTGGAVAGDGTASVTITGDGAHTVLVRQYDTAGNVSNISQATFTIDTSAPAVTAIDFGANDGRLAAFEAVTVEVSFDSVVFADGGVALQFANGGSAVYLSGSGSNKLVFQYVPAPGQSAATLALAANGALAGVIANVAGNPLAATAFDGHPVANAPAVDTDTASQTITFTTISQSGGDSASVAGTGDPLATNLATATVKALLSATLGSDEHVEYSADGGQSWSVQNLSVAGTAVTIGNVATASTPLLMLRIVDDAGNAAPATSRAIVHDTTAPDAGTLVFAGVTQGAGDSQIDNVTNVAAATLSFQHAGAWPAAGEALQYSTDGVTWRTAGLAIDQGTGAVTIAGVDLTLGTLDGNGNRTTTVQVRAVDAAGNITPVTSQVLVYDSSAGAAPGVTLDTDTAGAYGSASDGVTSVGTFTVSGIDAGNHAEYSLTGSGGWSTTVPVAAQGANTIHVRQVDVAGNASAATLLGFTLDTLAPSAPGAALAADTGDSNADNITKNGQVRVSGLETGGASAWEYSVNGGLKWQAGGAVAGDGTASVTLTGDGVHTVLVRQHDTAGNVSGNSTLTFTLDTEVPEFSFDYIEGSTDDPYTTDLDEADAVFSYVGELGATDVVEYQIDGGAWVVLDPAAIDTGAHTITLANIDLSYGAADLAVRVTDVAGNTSALPPVTVLQPYFDPVLETSPSSTGLTVTSPLAGALSLLNESSVLRAVRTSGGSTTIGAETPVVLGAQTAMEHGLLRVTTDEHGDLRSEDDLTYWLGTNGADTIAPVTTAGIQAWGFGGIDVMNGGDASDTLYGGAQNDKLNGGHGSNTLIGGAGADLIDIVKGENRLLYANGESTVGSYDTVTFAGAGANVLAQSFKFGVTPTKLFNVTDAANPATTSAASLAAALDAAYLAASGGSGAAGVVRFVNGDTFLVCDTGNGAIDNGDYVVKLVGHLYTPTLTGGEIVFASA